In Oikeobacillus pervagus, one genomic interval encodes:
- a CDS encoding acyl-CoA dehydrogenase produces the protein MNFELTKEQQMIKEMVRDFAEQEVKSFAQELDQSASFRWETFEKMGKLGLLGIPFPEEYGGSGGDTVSYALAVEEIGKACGGTGLSYAAAVSLGASPIYNFGTEEQKHEWLTPMAKGETLGSFGLTEPNAGSDAGGTRTKAVLDGDEYVINGEKCWITNAGYARQIIVTAVTGKKDNGRNIISAIIVPTDTPGVTINCNYEKLGVKASNTCEIILENVRVPKENLLGDEKRGFSQFLNTLDGGRISIAALSVGIAQGAFEKALQYSKERQQFGQPISKFQAIQFKLADMAMEIELARNMVHKAAWLKDNRKPFSKEAAFAKLFASEMGFRVCNQAVQIHGGYGYMREYDVERHLRDIKLMEIGEGTSEIQRVVISRLLGC, from the coding sequence CTGAACAAGAAGTAAAATCATTTGCACAGGAGCTGGATCAATCAGCTTCATTCAGATGGGAAACATTCGAGAAGATGGGGAAACTAGGTCTTCTTGGAATCCCATTCCCAGAAGAATATGGTGGATCTGGCGGGGATACGGTTTCCTATGCGCTTGCCGTGGAGGAAATTGGGAAAGCGTGTGGGGGAACAGGGTTAAGTTATGCAGCTGCTGTTAGTCTTGGTGCGAGCCCTATTTACAATTTTGGAACTGAAGAACAAAAACACGAATGGTTAACTCCAATGGCGAAAGGTGAAACATTAGGATCATTTGGATTAACTGAACCAAACGCAGGGTCTGATGCGGGGGGAACACGGACAAAAGCAGTATTAGATGGCGATGAATATGTTATTAATGGAGAGAAATGCTGGATTACAAACGCTGGCTATGCTAGGCAAATAATTGTAACCGCTGTCACAGGGAAAAAAGATAATGGAAGAAATATTATCTCAGCTATTATCGTCCCAACGGATACTCCAGGAGTCACGATTAATTGTAATTATGAAAAATTAGGTGTAAAAGCTTCCAATACTTGTGAAATCATTCTAGAAAATGTACGCGTCCCAAAAGAGAATTTATTAGGGGATGAAAAAAGAGGATTTAGTCAATTTTTGAATACGTTAGATGGAGGAAGAATTTCCATTGCCGCTTTATCCGTAGGAATTGCACAAGGTGCCTTCGAAAAAGCTTTGCAATACTCTAAGGAAAGACAGCAGTTCGGTCAACCAATTTCAAAATTCCAAGCGATTCAATTTAAATTAGCGGATATGGCGATGGAAATCGAATTAGCCCGTAATATGGTTCATAAGGCAGCATGGCTAAAAGATAATAGGAAACCGTTTTCAAAAGAAGCTGCATTTGCCAAATTATTTGCATCAGAAATGGGATTCCGGGTATGTAATCAGGCAGTGCAAATTCATGGTGGATATGGATACATGCGTGAATATGATGTAGAGAGACATTTGCGTGACATTAAACTTATGGAAATTGGAGAAGGTACTTCAGAGATTCAAAGAGTCGTAATTTCTAGATTATTAGGATGCTAA